In Candidatus Binatia bacterium, one DNA window encodes the following:
- a CDS encoding endonuclease/exonuclease/phosphatase family protein produces the protein MRQRPATVYALALLLLAATSLAPASAADEGGQPEHVPPRPLVFVTINLLHGGVASGLFGDEAGIDERLELIAAELERSGVDVVGVQEASTGRARGNTAERLAERLGFHYVYAPALFRLTGWWPVDDLIGLVMNFTEGPAVLSRFPIVRSEVRPLPRCGGLFDVRVAVRADVETPWGEMPVFSTHLSWGACQAEALARFVDETRSALPSVLMGDFNATADMPEMARLVRLARLADAFRVANPTAVGATVWQNPAVEQRTASRRVDFIFVGAGTEHTARVLESRVILDEPHRTADGRFVWPSDHYGVLARIDVAGSL, from the coding sequence GTGCGACAGCGTCCCGCCACCGTGTACGCGCTCGCCCTGCTCCTCCTCGCGGCAACGAGCCTCGCGCCCGCGTCGGCCGCGGATGAGGGCGGGCAACCCGAGCACGTGCCGCCACGGCCGCTGGTCTTCGTCACCATCAACCTGCTGCACGGCGGCGTCGCCTCGGGGCTGTTCGGCGACGAGGCCGGGATCGACGAGCGCCTCGAGCTGATCGCCGCCGAGCTCGAGCGCAGCGGCGTCGACGTCGTCGGGGTGCAGGAGGCGTCGACCGGCCGCGCGCGCGGCAACACCGCCGAGCGCCTCGCCGAGCGCCTCGGCTTCCACTACGTCTACGCGCCGGCGCTGTTCCGCCTGACCGGCTGGTGGCCGGTCGACGACCTGATCGGGCTGGTGATGAACTTCACCGAGGGTCCCGCGGTGCTGAGCCGCTTCCCGATCGTGCGCAGCGAGGTGCGTCCGCTGCCACGCTGCGGCGGTCTGTTCGACGTCCGCGTCGCCGTGCGCGCCGACGTCGAGACACCGTGGGGCGAGATGCCGGTGTTCTCGACCCACCTCTCCTGGGGCGCCTGTCAGGCGGAGGCGCTCGCGCGCTTCGTCGACGAGACGCGCAGCGCGCTGCCGTCGGTGCTGATGGGCGATTTCAACGCCACCGCCGACATGCCGGAGATGGCACGGCTCGTACGCCTCGCGCGGCTCGCGGACGCCTTCCGGGTCGCGAACCCCACCGCGGTCGGCGCGACCGTCTGGCAGAATCCCGCCGTCGAGCAGCGCACGGCGTCGCGTCGGGTCGACTTCATCTTCGTCGGCGCCGGCACCGAGCACACCGCGCGGGTGCTCGAGAGCCGCGTCATCCTCGACGAGCCGCACCGCACCGCCGACGGACGCTTCGTCTGGCCGTCGGACCACTACGGCGTGCTGGCGCGCATCGACGTCGCAGGGTCCCTTTGA
- a CDS encoding methyltransferase domain-containing protein: MEQEVRFFDELSAEYAAAFQKLVAGDRDGERELLAMVDAICAGRPRTARAVDWGAGTGRITRELCARFDEVWAVEPSAAMRERLAQAAPAARVIAATIDEAVLPERVDVAVLSHVLYHVPDHLWGATVVRCARQLTDDGVLLVVLKHPESGCNAMLEEFGAQRFDLYRLAEDLRRNPEFTLELRAAPGRLVTTSLADTLEIARFMLCDRKRAGFTRLPSERAFAAWVEKRFWDAERGIGGWDMPQAFALVRPNPAWRRARS, from the coding sequence GTGGAGCAGGAGGTCCGCTTCTTCGACGAGCTCTCCGCCGAGTACGCGGCGGCGTTCCAGAAGCTCGTCGCGGGCGACCGCGACGGGGAGCGCGAGCTGCTCGCCATGGTCGACGCGATCTGCGCGGGGCGTCCGCGCACCGCGCGCGCCGTCGACTGGGGCGCGGGCACGGGACGCATCACGCGCGAGCTGTGCGCGCGCTTCGACGAGGTCTGGGCGGTCGAGCCGAGCGCCGCGATGCGCGAGCGTCTCGCCCAAGCGGCTCCCGCGGCGCGCGTGATCGCGGCGACGATCGACGAGGCCGTGCTGCCCGAGCGCGTCGACGTCGCGGTGCTGAGCCACGTCCTCTACCACGTGCCCGACCATCTCTGGGGCGCGACCGTCGTGCGCTGCGCGCGTCAGCTCACCGACGACGGCGTGCTGCTCGTCGTGCTCAAGCACCCGGAGAGCGGCTGCAACGCGATGCTCGAGGAGTTCGGCGCGCAGCGCTTCGACCTCTACCGGCTCGCCGAGGATCTGCGCCGCAACCCCGAGTTCACGCTCGAGCTGCGCGCGGCGCCGGGGCGGCTCGTCACGACGTCGCTCGCCGACACGCTCGAGATCGCGCGCTTCATGCTGTGCGACCGCAAGCGCGCGGGCTTCACGCGCCTGCCGAGCGAGCGCGCGTTCGCGGCCTGGGTCGAGAAGCGCTTCTGGGACGCGGAGCGCGGTATCGGCGGCTGGGACATGCCGCAGGCGTTCGCGCTCGTCCGCCCGAACCCGGCGTGGCGGCGCGCGCGCTCGTGA